gaggtaactcaggatcagtaatgtatgtacatagtgactgcaccagcagaatagtgagtgcagctctggggtataatacaggatgtaactcaggatcagtaatgtaatgtatgtacacagtgactgcaccagcagaatagtgagtgcagctcaggagtataatacaggaggtaactcaggatcagtaatgtaatgtatgtacacagtgactgcaccagcagaatagtgagtgcagctctggggtataatacaggatgtaactcaggatcagtaatgtaatgtatgtacacagtgactgcaccagcagaatagtgagtgcagctctggagtataatacaggatgtaactcaggatcagtaatgtaatgtatgtacacagtgactgcaccagcagaatagtgagtgcagctcaggagtataatacaggaggtaactcaggatcagtaatgtaatgtatgtacacagtgactgcaccagcagaatagtgagtgcagctctggggtataatacaggaggtaactcaggatcagtaatgtatgtacatagtgactgcaccagcagaatagtgagtgcagctctggagtataatacaggatgtaactcaggatcagtaatgtaatgtatgtacacagtgactgcaccagcagaatagtgagtgcagctctggggtataatacaggatgtaactcaggatcagtaatgtaatgtatgtacacagtgactgcaccagcagaatagtgagtgcagctctggagtataatacaggatgtaactcaggatcagtaatgtaatgtatgtacacagtgactgctccagcagaatagtgagtggagctctggagtataatacaggaggtaactcaggatcagtaatgtaatgtatgtacacagtgactgcaccagcagaatagtgagtgcagctctggggtatagtacaggatgtaactcaggatcagtattggatAAAGTTATGTAATATATGCAGGGACGCCACCTGCATATATCATGATTAGCTAGGTTTTGTACATTACATACACAATTTCTCCACTAGTAGAATAACTTGTATTGAGAGTCGCAGTGGAGAAGTTAATCAAATCCAGTTGCCTGAATTATTTGGAGAAAGCAGAATCTTCCTTTTCTGATGACGGTTGATTAGTTTACTGTCTCTCACCGATCAGAATTAATAAACGATCCCAGATGTGTCCGGTGCAGAATTAAGACCTGAGCATTTCCTCATTctgtccaaacatttaaatatatcTCAGACTCAAAAAACCTCTTGTTTAGTTAAATGTGATACATCTGCTTTCTAAGAAACCGCAGCTCTGCGGTCAGGACAATACACGATACGACAGTGAGAAGATCTGAGCTGTATGAAGCCCAACCTCCCCTTATACATCACACCACTGCCATCTATTAAACATTTATTATCAACATCTTTCAATTTAAATATTCTGAACCAGGTGGATGAGGAGAACCTTCCGTCAGTATTTTATCGAAATCTGACCAATAATCGGGTGACTGAATTCATCATCTTTGGCTTCCCGAGTCTTCAGAAGTATCCAATGCTTCTTTTCTGTATTTGTCTCTTTATATACCTGTTCACCATCACTGGAAATGGAAGCATCTTCCTTTTGGTCATACTCGACCGTCGACTCCATACTCCAATGTATTTCTTTGTCAGTAACTTGTCTTTCCTTGATTTGAGCTACGCATCGACAACCATCCCGAAGATGTTGGCCAAGTTCGCCATGCATCTTGACACCATCTCTTATACGGCCTGCTATACTCAAATGTATGTTTTCTTATCTTTAGCAGCAACTGAATGTTTCCTTCTAGCCATAATGGCGTATGATCGATACGTCGCCATTTGTTCTCCTCTACATTACCTGACTATTATGACGAGACGATTGTGTCTGCTAATGACAGCCATGGCATGGTTGGGAGGTTTCATTGCTCCAGATGTACTTTTGATTTTAGCCTTGGACTTGCCTTTTTGTGGTCATAATGTCATCCATTATTACTACTGTGACCATTCACCATTGTTGCAGTTGGCCTATACCGACACGTCCTTCAATGTAGCAATCGGTTCTTCCATTGGGGCTTTCATCCTTCTAATAACCTTTACTCTAGTGTTCATTTCGTACATTAAAATCATATTAACCATTCTCAAGATTAATTCCAAAGATGGACGCACAAAGACATTTTCTATGTGCGCCTCACACTTTGcggtggtcagtattttccatttgCCGATTATCTTCATGTATGTACGCCCAAAACCTTCTTATTCCTCGTCCTCGGACGTGGACTCCTTGGTGGCCTTGTTGTACACAGTATTAACGCCTATGATGAATCCGGTTATATACAGCTTCAGGAGCAAAGACATCAAGGAGGCTTTCAGgaggaaaatgtcttatattctaggttcttcaaagtagccaccttttgctttgatgactgcttagcacactcttggcattctcttgatgagcttcaagaggtagtcaccgggaatggtcttccaacaatcttggatttagaatgagtatcaagattcactatttacacagccatttggactttttttcagagaaccttggggatgtgagcgaggaacaaggggagcgttttcatcaggacattaaaacaatggaagaacggtatcaaggccggtgggattcacatatgatggctgactattgctggagcttgatgagagacaacccagaagccgtacatcacagatcagccaaggaaAGAAAGTGCAAATAatggccatttgtcattcatctctgtgccatatatatgtctttttatattttgtagtttaattctgtaagtatatttgatttgctgtacatagactttgtaatctttgttattccttgattaaaaatatgcaaaatgtagtatcgaaaatcatgtgtttttatcataaaacattaggagaaaTTTTCATCAAAaactgaaaatatctcgaaatcctgaggtgatagccaaaaacggagtttgtaatcagcagccaaaattgacttaaaatatgttttaaaaccttttgccagaaaaactgcgttgaccagtgtaataagaaaatggaagacatacaagaccactgataatctccctcgatctggggctccacgcaagatctcaatcTGTGGGGTaaaaattatcacaagaacggtgagcaaaaatcccagaaccacacgggggacctagtgaatgacctgcataaagctgggaccaccgtaacaaaggctaccaacaGTAAcaaaacacactacgccaccagggactcagatcctgcagtgccagacatgtcctcctgcttaagccagtacatgtccgggcccgtctgaagtttgctagagagcatttggattatccagaagaatactgggagaatgtcatatggtctgatgaaaccaaagtagaactgtttggtagaaacaaaactcattgtgtttggaggagacagaatgctgagttgcatccaaaaacaccatacctactgtgaagcatgggagtggaacatcatgctttggggctgtttttctgcaatgagatcaggatgactgatccgggtacatgaaagaatgaatggggccatgtattgtgagattttgagtgcaaacctcctaccatcagcaagggcattgaagatgaaacgtggatgggtgtttcagcatgataatgatccccagcacaccgccagggcaacgaaggagtggcttcttaagaagtatatgaaggtcctggagtggcctagccagtctccagatctcaaccctatagaaaacctttggagggagttgaaagtccgtgtccaGTGACAGGCcccaaacatcactgctctagaggagatctgcatggaggaatgggccaacataccaacaacagtgtgcgccaaccttgtgaagacttacagaaaacgtttgacctctgtcattgccaacaaaggatatattacaaagtattgagatgaaattttgttaattaccaaatacttattttcttccaTAATTTgataaataaatcttaccaaatcagacaaggtgattttctggatttgtcttctcattttgactctcatggttgtggtctacctatgatgtcaattacaggcctctctcatctttttaagtgggagaacttgcacaattggtggctgactaaatacttttttctatatatatatatatgtatatatatatatattacagtatatatatgtgtgtatatttgtattttttgtttACATTTAGTGATAAACAAGATTTGGAAGatttaaaattacaaaaaatggtttttgttaccatttttttaaACCtgtatcttttttttaattctttcacATATGTGGTTATCTAATAACTTGCTTTTTTGTGAGTCAAGAtggcatatactgtataatgttttgatcacttttagtCCTTCAAGAACCCAAACATTTGTTgagcttttgttttttcctccacttcttcaaaaaaaccataacttttttatttttctttcttggtTTCCTCCCTCTCGTGTCCTGACTTGGCTCTGAAACATTATAATAAAACACTGGAAAGTGTCCTTGATGAAGATGTATCCTCTACACATAGAACAGTAAATCACAGATAGTGGCAGCTTTGGCACATGTTGCAAACACTTCTTTTATACAGCGGTGATATAGATTTCCTTTATTATCAGTTTATGCTTCAAACATACAACTCTTCTCTTCACCTCTCCAAATAAGCGACTTCACCGCACCCATCACCTCCCTATCCTACAATCCTAAATTATTTGTTGACTCTTTACATTCCCTCCTCAGGTCAAGAGTTCAGACCCCAACAACCAATCTCTCCTCTCCTTGTATATTACCCCCTATAGGACAAACCATCAGTAGATTTGCGGTTCCATCTCTACGCTGAGGACACCCAATTACACATATTGTCTCCTGACATCAGCCCTGTATTACTACAAAATACTAGTGAGTGTCTTTCTGCTGGCTCTAACATCATATCCTCCCTCTATGTAGCATTAGATCTGTCAAAAActtaactccttgtgtttcctcctctACTAACCTTTCTAAATCCAATATTGCCATTTCCATGTATGGTTCTACCATAACTCTCAAGAAGCACACCCGCTGTtttggggtcatatttgattcagatctttccttTACTCCCCACATCTGATCGTTCACTTgctcatgtcacctacacctcaaaaatTTCTCCAGAATTTTACCTTTTCTTacgtttgactctgcaaaaactcttaatgTTTTTCTTACTCATTCTCACTGATCAGTCTCCTTATTTCTAAAACTCTTCCGTCTCCAATCCGTCTTGAATACAGCAGCTACACTTATGACTCTACccagtgccagtcattgcactggttgcccatccactgCAGAATCCAATGCAAACCTATTACGAGCACCCAAAAAGTGCCCCACGGTTCTGCATCACCTTACCTTTCCTCTCTCATCTCCATTTCCCACCATTATGCTGACGTCACACTtacgtcatagtaacatagtaacatagtaacatagttagtaaggccgaaaaaagacatttgtccatccagttcagcctatattccatcataataaatacccagatctacgtccttctacagaacctaataattgtatgatacaatattgttctgctccaggaagacatccaggcctctcttgaacccctcgactgagttcgccatcaccacctcctcaggcaagcaattccagattctcactgccctaacagtaaagaatcctcttctatgttggtggaaaaaccttctctcctccagacgcaaagaatgcccccttgtgcccgtcaccttccttggtataaacagatcctcagcgagatatttgtattgtccccttatatacttatacatggttattagatcgcccctcagtcgtcttttttctagactaaataatcctaatttcgctaatctatctgggtattgtagttctcccatcccctttattaattttgttgccctcctttgtactctctctagttccattatatccttcctgagcaccggtgcccaaaactggacacagtactccatgtgcggtctgtcATAAATAATCAGAATCTCCCACTCCCTACTTCAAGAATTCTTGCCTGTTTTTTCAATTTTCTAGACTACACTGCCCAGGATAATGCAAATAATTGCCAGTACCCACAATTTTAAGCTTGGTGGAAAAACACATTTCTTTGTACTGACCTATCACATTACCTCACTTATGTAAACTATTCCTTTTTTGCACTCCCCAAATCTTCCCCAGAATCATGACCCTCATAGTATCTGTTCACACACCCTCCATGCAGCTAATAGCCCTCTGTATCTATAATTATATACACACTGGCTAGTGACCGATTCATGTAGCGTTATGTGAACACCCTATCTATtacatcacctccctactaaccagaatccctcaatgtctgtccaccatttcatccttcttctccgctagatttgtgaaacttagcatggacaaaacagaattcatcatctttctcccatctcacgcgacccccccaatgaacctatccattacagtgcatggctgccccAGTCCCAGAAGCTCGCTGCCTcgaggtaatccttgacgctgatctctccttcaaaccacatatccaagccctttccacttcctgccgacttcaactcaaaaatatttcacgaatccgtacattcctcaaccaagaatctgcaaaaaccctagtccatgccctcttcatctctcgccttgactactgcaacctcctgctctgtggcctcccctctaacactctcgcacccctccaatctattctaaactctgctgcctgactaatccacctgtccccccgctattccccggcctctcccctgtgtcaatccttcactggctccccattgcccagagactccactacaaaaccctaaccatgacgtacaaagccatccacaacctgtctccaccatacatctgtgacctcgtctcccggtacttacctacacgcaacctccgatcctcacaagatctcctactctactcccctcttatctcctcttcccacaatcgtatacaagatttctctcgcgtatcacccctgctctggaaccctctaccacaacacatcagactctcacctaccatcgaaaccttcaaaaagaacctgaagacccacctcttccgacaagcctacaacctgcagtaaccaccgatggaccaaaccactgcatgaccagctctatcctcacctactgtatcctcacccatcccttgtagattgtgagccctcgcgggcagggtcctctctcctcctgtatcctcacccatcccttgtagattctgagccctcacgggcagggtcctcactcctcctgtaccagttatgacttgtattgttcaagattattgtacttgtttttattatgtatacccctcctcacatgtaaagcgccatggaataaatggcgctataacaataaataataataataatattacattgATGACTGGACCATACAATAAAAGAGCTCTTTTTACCATTCAccagatttaaaaagaaaaatattcAGAGAAAATTAATACCCAATAAAAATACAAGACACATGAACCCAGTAATATCAGATTAGTATTTCCCCTGACTCACTCCACACAAGGATCTTCAGTACAGACTAACATCAGAGGTTCCTATCACTGTGAGGGTATGAAAAGTCTTAGTTGCAATATGATAAATCGTGGATGCCCATTTTCATCACAGGGGAAGATTTCCCTATCAACCAATTTCTAAATTGTAACACCAAGTGTGAAGACACGAGGGTCAatgggtgctctcatccgctggcctggctgtctttaggaaGACCGCATGGACTAGGGCTCATCCCACCGAACGCTTGCACTCCTTCCTCGtgagcagaatactactcagattACACAGTTAGAGGGTAAAACAGTatgacaatactttattgaaccaacagacaataacatatagaacagtctcaGCAAATACACATGATGGTGCAAATTGCAAAGACTCACCCTTCCGTTGGCTCGCTGGGATTAGAGAAACTGCAACTTCCAGGGCTAGCTGCCCCAGCTAATGGAACCCTGCTTTTGGCGGGTACCCACAGAGAGGAGATAACAACAAGTTTAGAAaggtgacagtccattgaggtacagtatgtggccaggtgacctgattatcCCAACCTGTTTTCTCCAAATGTCTGCATGGGGCCAGTTGACCTGATTGttccaacctggcttctctgaacatctataTGAGTTTAATGATGGTCAAGGGAGCATATCTGTATTCCTACAGCTGGGGCCGTGGTCCCTTAAGCTGTAGGCCTATAGAGTGTCTTAAATCCGTATTCCTCCATTTGGAGCCATAGTGCATTGGCTACTGTCATGTAGAGTCTCTCCAGGAACAGAGGCAGATCCcgttttatagttcacaactgtccttcaggccatcatccacaggtcagggggagTGTGGGATGAGGTCATCTCTAGAGataggcgaacccgaacagtaaagtttggcgtccatACACCAAACACCTACTTCCTAAGAacgtccatgttactgttcaggttcggccccctgaacaccgggtgtttgtcatgtgcatgacagcgtggcaaacacttcttcggattggtggtaaaatcattaccattGGTCAGGCAGCCACGCtgtcatttacatagtaacatagtaacatagttagtaaggccgaaaaaagacatttgtccatccagttcagtttatattccatcagaataaatccccagatctacgtccttctaaagaacctaataactgtaagatacaatatattGTTTTTCtacagaaagacatccaggcctctcttgaacccctcgactgagttcgccatcaccacctcctaatgcaagcaattccagattctcactgccctaacagtaaagaatcctcttctatgttggtggaaaaaccttctctcctccagacgcaaagaatgcccccttgtgcccgtcaccttccttggtataaacagatcctcggagagatatttgtattgtcctcttatatacttatacatggttattagatcgcccctcagtcgtcttttttcta
The Ranitomeya imitator isolate aRanImi1 chromosome 3, aRanImi1.pri, whole genome shotgun sequence genome window above contains:
- the LOC138671824 gene encoding olfactory receptor 6N1-like, yielding MVQRFLNTYPDLPELLVKVDEENLPSVFYRNLTNNRVTEFIIFGFPSLQKYPMLLFCICLFIYLFTITGNGSIFLLVILDRRLHTPMYFFVSNLSFLDLSYASTTIPKMLAKFAMHLDTISYTACYTQMYVFLSLAATECFLLAIMAYDRYVAICSPLHYLTIMTRRLCLLMTAMAWLGGFIAPDVLLILALDLPFCGHNVIHYYYCDHSPLLQLAYTDTSFNVAIGSSIGAFILLITFTLVFISYIKIILTILKINSKDGRTKTFSMCASHFAVVSIFHLPIIFMYVRPKPSYSSSSDVDSLVALLYTVLTPMMNPVIYSFRSKDIKEAFRRKMSYILGSSK